A window from Listeria seeligeri serovar 1/2b str. SLCC3954 encodes these proteins:
- the yycH gene encoding two-component system activity regulator YycH, with protein sequence MMKKTGFRSFVLTLLVILSVVLSYLIWKGQPDYEAINVKEVEKTTIDKTMTTSQVFRPYKLAVNSNGKNYQSLNADLLNELIAQGKSFSFSEVVLANKKNNEEYEKLIHKNGTIEIIYPNNIPFSIFAQIFQVEGEGLESAFFNRIIFDINDTDTGLHSVYFANDDQDNIYQSSLQNKDIDKIEKIVKANESKLTENDKLILNKRNLFLSSDETKLNRKKYIIDSLEINQFTAALFQDSGAVKSEGNTYTDGSSVIEMDTENKVLEYVNPSQERTNPEDLSSVKRAGLIQDSFNFINDHAGWTGDGAYYFTGYNGESATTNFSLFVDNLQVYNENGMADMSVTEGIEAVYKYMRPYFRLDTDVPGEKKEETLPSSYSVYEELSSNPNLRAEDIQEIVPGYHMTRSESSGMNRIVTLEPTWLYKYHNKWFIFQQTKEGE encoded by the coding sequence ATGATGAAAAAAACAGGCTTTCGTTCATTTGTATTGACCCTTTTAGTCATACTCAGCGTAGTCCTTAGTTACTTGATTTGGAAGGGCCAGCCTGATTATGAAGCAATTAACGTAAAAGAAGTCGAAAAAACAACAATAGATAAAACGATGACGACTTCACAAGTATTCCGTCCGTATAAGCTAGCTGTGAACTCAAACGGTAAGAACTACCAAAGCTTAAACGCGGATTTACTCAATGAATTAATCGCGCAAGGAAAATCATTTAGTTTCTCAGAAGTTGTACTTGCAAATAAAAAAAATAATGAAGAATATGAAAAACTAATCCATAAAAATGGCACAATCGAAATCATTTATCCTAACAATATCCCGTTTTCGATTTTCGCTCAAATTTTCCAAGTGGAAGGTGAAGGATTAGAGTCAGCCTTCTTTAATCGGATAATTTTTGATATCAATGATACAGATACAGGGCTACACTCGGTTTATTTTGCCAATGATGATCAAGATAATATTTACCAAAGCTCTTTGCAAAATAAGGACATTGATAAAATTGAAAAAATTGTCAAAGCGAATGAAAGTAAACTGACCGAAAATGACAAGCTGATTTTAAACAAACGTAATCTGTTCCTTAGTTCGGATGAAACCAAGCTAAATCGTAAAAAATACATCATTGATTCACTGGAAATAAATCAGTTTACAGCTGCACTTTTCCAAGATTCTGGTGCTGTCAAAAGTGAAGGCAACACCTACACAGACGGATCAAGTGTGATTGAAATGGATACAGAAAATAAAGTATTAGAGTATGTAAATCCATCTCAAGAAAGAACGAATCCAGAAGATTTAAGCAGTGTAAAACGAGCGGGACTAATTCAGGATAGTTTTAATTTTATTAATGATCATGCTGGCTGGACTGGCGACGGGGCGTATTATTTCACTGGCTATAATGGTGAGAGCGCGACAACCAATTTTAGCTTGTTTGTGGACAATCTCCAAGTTTATAACGAAAATGGAATGGCTGATATGTCTGTAACTGAGGGAATTGAAGCAGTCTACAAATATATGCGCCCGTATTTCCGATTAGATACAGACGTTCCAGGAGAGAAAAAAGAAGAAACTTTACCGTCTTCCTACTCAGTTTATGAAGAGCTTTCCTCGAATCCTAATTTGAGAGCTGAGGATATTCAAGAGATTGTTCCTGGTTACCATATGACGAGAAGCGAATCTTCAGGCATGAACCGAATCGTTACATTAGAACCGACTTGGCTATACAAGTATCACAACAAATGGTTCATCTTCCAACAAACAAAGGAGGGTGAATAA
- a CDS encoding two-component system regulatory protein YycI, with the protein MDWRRTQLIFIVTLLILNVFLAVIYFNKQLSDDPDTIGNETLEERLKADNITYPNLSSKPTNGAIFTTERAAFTAKDVSDLSGQSITLKDNNKEIYSVLQTPIKAGKKGNSADFKKFMETEIYRGESYEFWDYDKEAKTLTFNQLINNNMVLFDEAGQITFYLDSNDQVVSYEQTWMSKQDDLKEKTNLMSAADALEAVYQHGELKQDSDVVSATFGYYTTVQLPSGNVYFPVWCFEVEHADKTNYILVNAKDEQVINQSDNQTTTTPVSELSSRQNVK; encoded by the coding sequence ATGGATTGGCGAAGAACGCAACTGATATTTATTGTGACATTACTCATCCTAAACGTGTTTTTAGCAGTGATTTACTTTAATAAACAATTGTCTGATGATCCAGACACAATCGGAAATGAAACACTGGAAGAACGATTAAAAGCAGATAATATCACTTATCCTAATCTTTCCAGCAAACCTACAAATGGGGCAATTTTCACCACTGAAAGAGCTGCTTTTACGGCAAAAGATGTTAGTGACTTAAGTGGGCAATCAATCACATTAAAAGATAATAATAAAGAAATCTATTCTGTCCTCCAGACTCCAATTAAAGCTGGCAAAAAAGGAAATAGTGCCGATTTTAAAAAATTTATGGAAACAGAAATTTATCGAGGCGAATCCTATGAGTTTTGGGATTACGATAAAGAAGCGAAAACATTAACTTTTAATCAATTAATCAATAATAATATGGTGCTTTTTGATGAAGCGGGTCAAATTACTTTCTATTTAGATAGTAATGATCAGGTGGTGTCTTATGAGCAAACTTGGATGTCAAAACAAGACGATTTAAAAGAAAAAACAAACTTGATGTCAGCTGCAGATGCGTTAGAGGCTGTTTACCAACACGGGGAACTCAAGCAGGATAGCGATGTAGTTTCTGCGACATTTGGCTACTACACCACCGTGCAATTACCATCAGGAAATGTGTACTTCCCGGTTTGGTGTTTTGAAGTAGAACATGCAGATAAAACTAATTATATTTTAGTCAATGCAAAAGATGAACAAGTAATCAACCAATCAGACAATCAAACTACTACCACACCAGTCAGTGAATTATCCAGCCGTCAAAATGTAAAATAA
- a CDS encoding MBL fold metallo-hydrolase — protein sequence MFANKILTEKDTEQIRFSILASGSSGNATLVETGDQKILVDCGLSGKKMEGLFAQVGRDMSDLDAILITHEHSDHIKGLGVLARKYKLPIYANAKTWQAMDNMIGEVSSDQKFQFDMETVKSFGSMQVESFGVSHDAIEPMFYIFHKGNKKFVMITDTGYVSDRMKGHIAGADAYLFESNHDVEMLRMGRYPWNVKRRILGDEGHVSNEDAAIAMSEVITDQTKRIYLGHLSKDNNMKELARMSVTQTLMAEGIDVGGNLEIFDTDPENATSIFTI from the coding sequence ATGTTCGCAAATAAAATTCTTACTGAAAAAGACACGGAACAAATCCGATTTAGTATATTAGCCAGTGGAAGCTCAGGTAATGCCACACTTGTAGAAACAGGCGACCAAAAAATTCTCGTAGACTGCGGTTTAAGCGGGAAGAAAATGGAAGGATTGTTTGCGCAAGTTGGTAGAGATATGAGCGATTTAGATGCGATTCTAATTACGCACGAACATTCCGATCATATTAAAGGTCTGGGCGTGCTTGCTCGTAAATATAAATTACCGATTTATGCAAATGCAAAAACATGGCAAGCAATGGACAATATGATTGGGGAAGTTTCCTCTGATCAAAAATTCCAATTTGACATGGAAACAGTAAAATCTTTTGGCAGTATGCAAGTAGAATCCTTTGGTGTATCACATGACGCGATTGAGCCGATGTTTTACATATTTCATAAAGGGAATAAAAAGTTCGTAATGATAACTGATACTGGATACGTAAGTGACCGCATGAAAGGACATATTGCAGGAGCTGATGCATACCTTTTTGAAAGTAATCATGATGTGGAAATGCTTCGAATGGGACGCTATCCGTGGAATGTAAAACGCAGAATTCTTGGAGACGAGGGCCATGTGAGTAATGAAGACGCGGCAATTGCGATGAGCGAAGTCATTACCGATCAAACGAAACGAATCTATTTAGGGCATCTTAGTAAAGACAACAATATGAAAGAACTTGCAAGAATGAGCGTAACTCAGACATTAATGGCAGAAGGTATCGACGTTGGCGGTAACCTGGAAATTTTTGACACTGACCCAGAAAATGCTACTTCTATCTTCACCATTTAA
- a CDS encoding S1C family serine protease, whose amino-acid sequence MDEKEKDLNENTEKESTPRKEVEDTLHTPESSQPVQETPIVEGVTPEGEKFAGATEEAAEASSTHAFFEEASKEPAKPAPGPRRPGNAGGGVPPNRVTTGGSGSGNGQPPKRGKHFVGYFLTALIGVIIGGLIIFFVAWDNGDNADNSSTNGNKASKVEKVSVNTTSDVTKAVDKVQDAVVSVLNYQSTASLDGTTTSEQEASSGSGVIYKKENGKAYIVTNNHVVADANKLEVTFTNGKKSEAKLLGTDEWNDLAVLEIDDKNVTTVAAFGDSDSLKLGEPAIAIGSPLGTEFSGSVTQGIISGLNRAVPVDTNGDGTEDWEADVIQTDAAINPGNSGGALINIEGQVIGINSMKISMENVEGISFAIPSNTVEPIIEQLETKGEVERPSLGVSLRDVDTIPETQQQNVLKLPDGVDYGAMVQQVVSGSAADKAGLKQYDVIVELNGEKVTNSMTLRKILYGDEVKIGDKVKVKYYRDGKEKSTNIQLEAAKTTT is encoded by the coding sequence ATGGACGAGAAAGAGAAAGATTTAAATGAAAACACAGAAAAAGAGAGCACGCCAAGAAAAGAGGTCGAGGATACCTTACATACTCCTGAGAGCTCGCAACCAGTCCAAGAAACTCCTATCGTAGAAGGCGTGACACCAGAAGGAGAGAAATTTGCGGGAGCGACAGAAGAAGCAGCTGAGGCAAGTTCTACACATGCATTTTTTGAAGAGGCAAGCAAAGAACCAGCAAAACCAGCACCAGGACCTAGACGCCCGGGTAATGCTGGCGGCGGTGTTCCTCCTAACCGAGTTACAACAGGTGGAAGTGGCAGCGGGAATGGACAGCCACCGAAACGTGGAAAACATTTTGTAGGTTACTTTTTAACTGCGCTTATCGGAGTTATCATCGGCGGATTAATTATTTTCTTCGTTGCTTGGGATAACGGTGACAATGCAGATAATTCAAGTACTAATGGAAACAAAGCAAGCAAAGTCGAAAAAGTAAGTGTTAATACAACTTCAGATGTTACAAAAGCAGTAGACAAAGTGCAAGATGCTGTAGTAAGTGTATTAAATTACCAATCAACAGCTTCACTTGATGGAACAACTACTTCTGAACAAGAAGCTTCATCAGGATCAGGCGTAATTTACAAAAAAGAAAATGGTAAAGCATACATCGTAACTAATAATCACGTTGTTGCTGATGCCAATAAATTAGAAGTAACTTTCACAAATGGTAAAAAATCAGAAGCGAAATTACTAGGAACAGACGAATGGAATGATTTAGCTGTTTTAGAAATTGATGATAAAAACGTAACCACAGTTGCTGCATTTGGCGACTCTGATTCACTAAAATTAGGTGAACCAGCCATTGCAATTGGTAGCCCACTTGGAACTGAATTTTCAGGTTCTGTAACTCAAGGTATCATCTCTGGCTTAAACCGTGCCGTACCAGTTGATACAAATGGTGATGGAACAGAAGACTGGGAAGCAGACGTAATCCAAACAGATGCAGCTATCAACCCAGGTAATAGTGGTGGTGCTTTAATCAACATCGAAGGACAAGTTATTGGAATTAACTCCATGAAGATTTCGATGGAAAATGTTGAAGGAATTAGCTTTGCGATCCCAAGTAACACAGTAGAACCAATCATTGAACAATTAGAAACAAAAGGTGAAGTAGAACGTCCATCTCTAGGTGTATCATTACGTGACGTTGATACTATTCCAGAAACACAACAACAAAATGTATTGAAATTACCAGATGGCGTTGATTACGGCGCAATGGTACAACAAGTCGTATCTGGTTCAGCAGCTGACAAAGCAGGCCTAAAACAATATGATGTTATCGTTGAACTAAACGGTGAAAAAGTAACTAATTCCATGACATTACGCAAAATCTTATATGGTGATGAAGTGAAAATTGGTGACAAAGTCAAAGTGAAATACTACCGTGATGGTAAAGAAAAATCAACTAACATTCAATTAGAAGCAGCAAAAACAACAACTTGA
- the rlmH gene encoding 23S rRNA (pseudouridine(1915)-N(3))-methyltransferase RlmH translates to MNIQIVTVGKLKEKYLVQGIAEYLKRLSAYAKVNIVEVADEKAPEVLSEAEMKQVKEKEGARILAKIPEDAYVIALAIDGKMKSSEEFAADLDKLATYGRSKVTFVIGGSLGLSEAVLKRSDERISFGRLTLPHQLMRLVLVEQVYRAFRIVRGEPYHK, encoded by the coding sequence ATGAATATTCAAATTGTAACGGTGGGAAAACTAAAAGAAAAATATTTAGTGCAGGGAATTGCCGAATATTTAAAGCGTCTGAGTGCATACGCGAAAGTAAATATTGTCGAAGTTGCGGACGAGAAAGCGCCAGAAGTATTGAGCGAGGCGGAAATGAAGCAAGTAAAAGAGAAGGAAGGCGCGCGGATTTTGGCAAAAATCCCAGAAGATGCTTATGTGATTGCGCTTGCGATAGACGGGAAGATGAAGTCGAGCGAGGAATTTGCGGCGGATTTGGATAAGCTCGCGACGTATGGCCGGAGTAAGGTGACGTTTGTGATTGGTGGATCGCTTGGGCTGAGTGAGGCGGTTTTGAAGCGGAGTGATGAACGGATTTCGTTTGGTCGGTTGACGTTGCCGCATCAGTTGATGAGACTTGTGTTGGTGGAACAGGTTTACCGGGCGTTTCGGATTGTGCGGGGGGAGCCTTATCATAAATGA